The following coding sequences lie in one Sinorhizobium fredii USDA 257 genomic window:
- a CDS encoding DUF1476 domain-containing protein: MSSMRDRQEGFEKKFAMDEESKFKAMARRNKLFGLWAAEKLGKTGADADAYAKEVVRADFEEAGDNDVFRKVRADFDAAGVAQPDHEIRSVMDELLATAVDQIKNT; this comes from the coding sequence ATGAGCAGCATGAGAGACCGCCAAGAAGGCTTCGAAAAGAAATTCGCGATGGACGAGGAATCGAAGTTCAAGGCCATGGCACGTCGCAACAAGCTCTTCGGCCTATGGGCCGCCGAGAAGCTCGGCAAGACCGGCGCGGACGCCGACGCCTATGCGAAGGAGGTGGTGCGCGCGGACTTCGAGGAAGCAGGGGACAACGATGTGTTCCGCAAGGTGCGCGCCGATTTCGACGCAGCTGGCGTCGCACAGCCCGACCATGAGATTCGCAGCGTTATGGACGAACTGCTGGCGACCGCCGTCGACCAGATCAAGAACACGTGA
- the tnpC gene encoding IS66 family transposase — translation MNRTGEPSVAELMAQLAANAAEIAALKAEKETLSQRVVKLEEELALARLHRFAPRSEKHVDRIFNEAEEAADEDGADSHESEVIDIPDTGLPPVESTTGQKRGRRPLPQNLPRERVEYDLPDDQKACPCCRGQMHRMGEAVTEQLHIEVKAKVLQNVRFKYACRHCDRTGINTPVVTAPMPVQPLPGSIATASTLAFALVHKYVDGTPLYRLAQTFERAGVPVSRGALGHWVIGSSEKHLHRIYDALKLRLRSQPLIHGDETTVQVLKEKDKEATSTSYMWAYRSGDDSDEPIVLLDYQPGRGQIHPQTFLGDYRGILMSDGYTAWRTLDGAIHIGCMAHSRRRFVDALKARKKGGGPPEQALRFFEQLYRVERQARDKKPDAGETKADSVRRFRQQHSIPVLTALKVWLDEIAPKVMPDTKLGDAVSYTLNQWDYLTRYTDDGRMPIDNNILERDIRVFATGRKSWLFSDTTDGAKASAVIYSLMLTCRACGVEPLTWLRHVLTELPQRAGDADIDDLLPFNFTQTATA, via the coding sequence ATGAATCGAACCGGCGAACCGAGCGTTGCAGAGCTGATGGCGCAGTTGGCGGCCAATGCTGCCGAAATCGCCGCGCTGAAAGCCGAGAAGGAAACGCTCTCGCAGCGGGTCGTCAAGCTGGAGGAAGAGCTGGCGCTTGCACGGCTCCATCGCTTTGCGCCGCGCAGCGAAAAGCACGTTGATCGCATCTTCAACGAAGCCGAAGAGGCTGCGGACGAGGATGGAGCGGACAGCCACGAGAGCGAGGTCATCGACATTCCGGACACAGGCCTGCCGCCTGTCGAAAGCACGACGGGTCAGAAGCGTGGCCGCAGACCACTACCGCAGAACCTGCCGCGCGAGCGCGTCGAGTATGACCTTCCCGACGATCAGAAGGCTTGTCCTTGCTGCCGTGGGCAGATGCACCGCATGGGCGAGGCCGTTACCGAGCAACTTCATATCGAAGTGAAGGCGAAGGTCTTACAGAATGTGCGGTTCAAATATGCATGCCGCCATTGCGACCGCACCGGGATCAACACGCCTGTCGTGACCGCGCCGATGCCGGTGCAGCCCTTGCCGGGCAGCATCGCCACGGCCTCGACATTGGCCTTCGCACTCGTTCACAAGTACGTCGACGGCACACCGCTCTACCGTCTGGCGCAGACCTTCGAACGCGCCGGTGTTCCTGTCAGCCGTGGTGCTCTCGGCCACTGGGTGATCGGTTCGAGCGAGAAGCATCTGCATCGCATCTATGACGCGCTGAAACTGCGGCTCAGGTCGCAACCCCTCATCCATGGCGACGAGACGACCGTTCAGGTCCTGAAGGAAAAGGACAAAGAGGCCACCAGCACATCGTATATGTGGGCCTATCGGAGCGGCGACGACAGTGACGAGCCGATCGTGCTTCTCGATTATCAGCCGGGCCGCGGCCAGATTCACCCCCAGACCTTCCTCGGCGATTACCGCGGCATATTGATGAGCGATGGTTACACCGCCTGGCGCACGCTGGATGGCGCGATCCATATCGGATGCATGGCCCATTCGAGGCGGCGCTTCGTCGATGCCCTCAAAGCCAGAAAGAAAGGCGGCGGTCCGCCCGAGCAGGCTCTCCGGTTCTTCGAACAACTCTATCGGGTTGAAAGGCAAGCACGAGACAAGAAGCCTGATGCCGGCGAAACGAAGGCCGACAGCGTTCGCCGATTCCGACAGCAACACAGCATACCCGTCCTGACCGCTCTCAAGGTATGGCTCGACGAAATCGCGCCGAAGGTCATGCCGGACACCAAGCTGGGCGATGCTGTATCCTACACCCTGAACCAGTGGGATTATCTGACGCGCTACACAGACGATGGCAGGATGCCGATCGACAACAACATCTTGGAGCGCGACATCAGAGTTTTTGCGACCGGCAGAAAGAGCTGGCTGTTCAGCGATACCACCGACGGAGCCAAGGCCAGCGCCGTCATCTACAGCCTCATGCTGACCTGCCGTGCCTGCGGCGTCGAGCCGTTGACGTGGTTGCGCCACGTCCTTACCGAATTGCCTCAACGCGCGGGCGATGCTGATATCGACGACTTGTTGCCCTTCAACTTCACACAGACTGCCACCGCCTGA
- a CDS encoding IS701-like element ISRm31 family transposase — protein sequence MIRRSWMAGASIETTLELWASSLRDVKARMRGLFTQERVAASANLFLDGLLGDERRKTGWMRAEAAGDPGPWRQQAILGRGRWDADALRDIVREYVVENLATDDAVLVIDETGFLKQGKTSCGVARQYTGSAGKITNCQIGVFAAYVSVRGHAFIDRALYLPKSWTGDPARLAAAHVPQATAFATKPGLAVEMIRRALAADVPFSWVAADAVYGVGDVEGTLRRACKGYVLGVKSDHHFGSWSGKPPVAGTAQEIARDLDPSAWQRLSAGEGTKGARLHDWAYCELADLDADEYNETKSGLWTRGLLIRRNISDGDLAFFTTWCPAGTDIQTLVSVEGHRWAIEDSFETAKNELGLDHNETRSWHGWHRHVSLVMLAFAMMAVIRYRANDATPPKRPRMPTIRT from the coding sequence ATGATTCGGAGGTCATGGATGGCAGGTGCATCAATCGAGACGACGCTTGAGCTTTGGGCATCATCGTTGCGCGACGTGAAGGCTCGCATGCGCGGACTGTTTACGCAGGAGCGAGTTGCAGCCTCTGCGAACCTTTTCCTGGACGGCTTGCTGGGTGACGAGCGGCGTAAGACAGGTTGGATGCGTGCTGAGGCGGCCGGTGATCCCGGCCCGTGGCGGCAACAAGCCATTCTGGGGCGCGGGCGCTGGGACGCGGACGCACTTCGCGACATCGTGCGAGAGTATGTCGTAGAAAACCTCGCCACGGATGATGCGGTCCTGGTCATCGACGAGACGGGCTTCCTCAAGCAGGGCAAGACATCGTGCGGTGTTGCACGTCAATATACAGGTTCGGCTGGCAAGATAACGAACTGCCAGATCGGTGTGTTCGCCGCCTATGTGTCCGTTCGCGGCCATGCCTTTATCGATCGAGCCCTGTACTTGCCCAAGAGCTGGACTGGCGATCCGGCAAGGCTTGCAGCAGCTCATGTTCCTCAGGCTACAGCCTTCGCTACCAAGCCAGGCCTGGCTGTCGAGATGATACGGCGTGCGCTGGCAGCCGACGTGCCGTTTTCATGGGTGGCCGCAGATGCGGTCTATGGCGTCGGGGACGTCGAAGGGACCCTGCGTCGAGCCTGCAAAGGCTACGTTCTTGGGGTTAAATCGGACCACCATTTCGGCTCCTGGTCGGGTAAGCCTCCGGTCGCCGGCACAGCGCAGGAGATCGCCCGTGATCTCGATCCAAGTGCATGGCAACGTCTTTCCGCCGGTGAGGGCACCAAAGGCGCGCGGCTTCATGACTGGGCCTATTGCGAACTCGCCGACCTCGATGCCGACGAATATAACGAGACGAAATCTGGGCTTTGGACCCGTGGCCTGCTGATCCGGCGCAATATCAGCGACGGTGATCTCGCATTCTTCACCACATGGTGCCCGGCCGGGACGGACATCCAGACGCTCGTTTCCGTTGAAGGCCATCGCTGGGCGATCGAAGACAGCTTCGAGACCGCCAAGAACGAGCTCGGACTCGATCACAACGAAACCCGGTCATGGCATGGCTGGCATCGCCACGTCTCCCTCGTCATGCTTGCCTTCGCCATGATGGCGGTGATCCGGTACCGCGCCAATGACGCGACGCCCCCAAAAAGACCGCGGATGCCGACCATCAGGACTTGA
- a CDS encoding nucleotidyltransferase family protein: MTGNSYRGLLALVACLKGTPPGEVDWDEVIADANRSLTISSLAAAMSLAGAVDIPEDVRSYFSLIYERNAERNSRLSAQLTEAIGCLNGVGVEPIMMKGAALLLGWEHRAVGARLLTDLDILVRPEEIPDAIAALRRIGYEIQFAAGSGSWPGNPRYHLPAVLARSRDAGAIDLQCRPRGPASFSDVEWLYGRSRRADLDGIHVHIPSPFVQVVFLILHDQFQDGDYWRGLLDLRHLLDMAQLARSAKIDWDELRSLFAAGYERNAVDTQIITADALFGLEGAGGLFFGKLAHCQLARRRLQFGRDYLAVPLTVLTLLTEIFHYPSWDRFGGERYPSRSQEIRRKLRELRRIFRPKPPGKL, from the coding sequence ATGACGGGGAATAGCTATCGCGGTCTTCTTGCCCTCGTCGCCTGCCTCAAGGGCACTCCTCCCGGAGAGGTGGATTGGGATGAAGTCATAGCAGATGCCAACAGGAGCCTGACGATCTCGTCTCTTGCCGCCGCAATGAGCTTAGCTGGGGCCGTGGACATACCGGAGGACGTTCGCTCCTATTTTTCTCTGATTTACGAGCGAAACGCTGAGCGCAACTCCAGGCTGTCTGCCCAACTCACAGAGGCGATCGGCTGCCTGAACGGTGTCGGCGTCGAGCCGATCATGATGAAAGGCGCGGCTCTCCTCCTGGGGTGGGAGCACCGAGCGGTCGGCGCGAGGCTTCTGACGGACCTCGATATTCTCGTGCGGCCCGAGGAAATACCCGATGCGATCGCCGCGCTCCGGCGGATTGGATATGAGATCCAGTTTGCGGCCGGCAGCGGCTCCTGGCCGGGAAATCCCAGGTATCATCTGCCGGCGGTGCTGGCGCGATCGAGGGACGCGGGCGCAATCGACCTTCAGTGTCGGCCGAGAGGTCCCGCCTCCTTCAGCGACGTCGAATGGCTTTACGGTCGCAGTCGCCGGGCGGACCTCGATGGAATCCATGTCCATATTCCGTCGCCCTTTGTGCAGGTCGTGTTCCTGATCCTGCATGACCAGTTTCAGGACGGCGACTATTGGCGCGGTCTCCTCGATCTGCGCCACCTTCTCGACATGGCGCAACTCGCGCGCTCGGCAAAAATAGACTGGGACGAATTGAGATCGCTCTTCGCCGCCGGCTATGAGAGAAATGCCGTGGATACGCAGATCATCACGGCCGATGCGCTGTTCGGCCTTGAGGGTGCTGGCGGTCTCTTTTTTGGAAAGCTGGCGCATTGCCAATTAGCGCGGCGCCGGCTCCAGTTCGGCCGAGATTATCTCGCCGTCCCGTTGACTGTTCTGACGCTTCTGACGGAGATCTTTCACTACCCGTCCTGGGATCGCTTCGGCGGCGAGCGCTATCCTTCCCGGTCGCAGGAGATCAGGCGAAAGCTCCGCGAGTTGCGGCGCATTTTTCGTCCCAAGCCACCTGGAAAACTATAG
- a CDS encoding universal stress protein: MGYRDIVVYLDVGADCPARVRTAINVAAKHQARLIGVDISTKEALEGESRDSAMAIEAKFTTAVQEAGLDFQYHRARPEAHTAVLFAHCADLLVTTQPHPDRRHLSNSAVPQEILMTAGVPMLVLPTGWAGEGAIGERVIVAWNFSRESTRAVHDAMPILKLARKVFLFVFASNYSDQNEDVQEIKSHLEHHAVTVALEGWRDTGETDFTGALFAVLDRESADLIVCGAYGHSPLFEDMFGGATRNLLNNISMPVLMSH, from the coding sequence ATGGGCTATAGAGATATCGTCGTCTATTTGGACGTTGGAGCAGATTGCCCTGCCCGAGTGCGCACCGCCATAAATGTCGCTGCCAAGCACCAAGCCAGACTGATCGGCGTCGACATCAGCACAAAGGAAGCACTGGAAGGGGAGAGCCGCGATTCCGCGATGGCAATCGAGGCCAAATTCACCACGGCAGTTCAGGAGGCTGGCCTGGATTTCCAATATCACCGGGCAAGGCCGGAAGCTCATACCGCAGTGCTTTTTGCCCATTGCGCTGATCTTCTGGTAACGACACAGCCGCATCCGGATCGCCGCCATCTTTCCAATTCAGCAGTTCCTCAAGAAATTCTGATGACCGCCGGGGTTCCCATGTTGGTGCTTCCGACGGGCTGGGCCGGTGAAGGTGCAATCGGCGAGCGGGTGATCGTTGCCTGGAATTTCAGTCGAGAGTCAACCCGCGCCGTTCATGATGCGATGCCAATCCTCAAGCTAGCGCGCAAAGTTTTCCTGTTCGTTTTTGCGAGCAACTACAGCGACCAAAATGAAGATGTTCAGGAGATAAAGAGCCATCTCGAACATCACGCGGTTACGGTTGCCTTGGAAGGATGGCGCGATACCGGGGAGACCGATTTCACCGGTGCGTTATTTGCGGTCCTCGACCGAGAGAGTGCAGATCTTATCGTATGCGGCGCGTATGGCCACTCGCCGCTCTTTGAAGATATGTTCGGCGGCGCGACGCGCAATCTGCTGAATAACATTTCAATGCCGGTTCTGATGTCGCACTAG
- a CDS encoding integrase has translation MGQLSMATRKELTAAVSERYRASTRTEKARILDEFVVITGFHRKHAMRLLRRHGREPTGRRARPRVYDEAERNALILLWEASDRVCGKRLKALLPVLVEAMERHGHFNLAPEIRGKLLAMSAATIDRTLGPIREGLGRPRRRPAAHALRRSIPIRTSADWDNPAPGFVEADLVAHCGPSARGSFIQTLVLTDIATGWTECAPLLVREQTLLSSVLTELRKQLPFALLGLDTDNDTVFMNETLKAYCDAANIVFTRCRPYRKNDQAFVEQKNGAVVRRMVGYRRFEGLEAATLLAKLYRSARLFVNFFQPSFKLIAKQRDGARVRKTYSPPATPHQRLIADARTSDAVRSRLQEIYAGLDPVLLLRDIRALQERLAALADTPPAMRTDGVAQPIDLFLASLRTAWKDGATRPTDRPIVKAKRGRRRPDPLVKATADLRSWFEAEPWRTGSELLSRLQAEYPGDYPDKLLRTLQRRLKVWRSEQADALLFGTLNKEPPIHQIARPH, from the coding sequence ATGGGACAGCTGAGCATGGCGACGAGGAAAGAACTGACGGCGGCGGTTTCGGAGCGTTATCGTGCTTCGACGCGAACGGAGAAGGCGAGAATTCTGGATGAGTTCGTCGTCATCACGGGCTTTCACCGCAAGCACGCGATGCGCCTGCTGCGGCGCCACGGGAGAGAGCCTACAGGTCGGCGAGCGCGGCCGCGGGTTTATGATGAAGCGGAACGCAATGCGCTCATATTGCTGTGGGAGGCGTCTGATCGGGTTTGTGGGAAGCGGCTGAAGGCGTTGCTACCCGTCCTTGTCGAGGCGATGGAACGGCACGGTCATTTTAACCTCGCGCCTGAGATCCGCGGCAAATTGCTGGCGATGAGCGCGGCCACGATCGACAGGACGCTGGGACCGATCCGAGAGGGTTTGGGACGCCCTCGACGGCGGCCCGCGGCGCACGCCCTGCGACGGAGCATTCCCATTAGAACGTCGGCGGATTGGGACAATCCGGCGCCAGGCTTCGTTGAGGCGGATCTCGTCGCCCATTGCGGCCCTTCGGCTCGCGGCAGCTTCATCCAAACCCTTGTTCTCACCGACATCGCGACTGGCTGGACGGAATGTGCGCCGCTGCTGGTTCGCGAACAGACACTGTTGAGCAGTGTGCTCACAGAATTGCGCAAGCAACTGCCCTTCGCGCTTCTCGGCCTGGATACGGACAACGACACCGTCTTCATGAACGAGACGTTGAAGGCCTATTGTGACGCCGCCAACATTGTCTTCACGCGCTGCCGCCCCTACCGCAAGAACGACCAGGCCTTTGTCGAGCAGAAGAATGGCGCCGTCGTGCGCAGGATGGTTGGATATCGTCGGTTCGAGGGACTGGAGGCCGCCACGCTGCTAGCGAAGCTCTACCGATCAGCACGGCTGTTCGTAAACTTCTTTCAGCCATCATTCAAATTGATCGCGAAGCAGCGCGACGGCGCTCGTGTGCGCAAGACGTATAGTCCGCCAGCCACGCCGCATCAGCGTCTGATTGCCGACGCTCGCACGTCAGATGCAGTCCGCTCCCGTCTGCAGGAAATCTACGCAGGGCTCGATCCTGTCCTGCTATTGCGCGATATTCGCGCCCTACAGGAGCGACTCGCTGCGCTTGCCGACACGCCGCCGGCCATGCGCACTGACGGGGTAGCTCAGCCGATCGACCTTTTCCTCGCGAGTTTGCGGACGGCCTGGAAGGACGGAGCTACCCGGCCGACGGATCGTCCGATTGTAAAGGCCAAAAGAGGACGGCGGCGTCCTGACCCTCTCGTCAAGGCGACCGCCGACTTGCGAAGTTGGTTCGAAGCCGAACCATGGCGAACCGGCAGTGAACTTCTGTCACGTCTGCAGGCCGAGTATCCCGGCGATTACCCCGACAAGCTGCTTCGAACACTTCAGCGCCGGCTGAAGGTCTGGCGTAGCGAACAGGCGGACGCGTTGCTGTTTGGCACCTTGAACAAGGAGCCGCCGATCCACCAAATCGCAAGGCCGCACTGA
- the tnpB gene encoding IS66 family insertion sequence element accessory protein TnpB (TnpB, as the term is used for proteins encoded by IS66 family insertion elements, is considered an accessory protein, since TnpC, encoded by a neighboring gene, is a DDE family transposase.) — translation MFRLGADLQVYLHREPIDFRAGINSLAVLVQETMALDPFAPAVFAFCNRRRDRMKLLFFDRSGFVLVLKRLTEDKFRWPRREVAVVTVTTEQLHWILDGIDIDAMVRHPVRQYQVAG, via the coding sequence ATGTTCAGACTGGGCGCTGACCTTCAGGTCTACCTGCATCGCGAACCGATCGACTTTCGGGCTGGCATCAACAGCCTTGCAGTTCTGGTCCAGGAGACGATGGCGCTCGATCCGTTTGCTCCAGCGGTTTTTGCGTTCTGCAATCGCCGTCGCGACCGGATGAAGCTCTTGTTCTTCGACCGATCGGGCTTTGTGCTGGTCCTGAAGCGGCTGACCGAGGACAAGTTCCGATGGCCTCGCCGTGAGGTGGCGGTGGTCACGGTGACGACCGAGCAACTGCACTGGATCCTCGACGGCATCGATATCGATGCGATGGTCCGCCACCCGGTGCGGCAGTATCAGGTCGCCGGCTGA
- the tnpA gene encoding IS66-like element accessory protein TnpA: MMEEGQKLVVRLVGRNGRRRFDPASKDRLISACLEPGASVSKLALEHGVNANLVWKWIKKAKEFRALPPSSTSAFLPVQITAASSLPMQSSAFALEMPATDGEERRSQSERIDRLSSPAKVSASLPNGVKLTLECSDVDVLAAIIGALGHVQTGR, translated from the coding sequence ATGATGGAAGAAGGTCAAAAGCTTGTCGTGCGACTCGTTGGTCGGAATGGACGACGCCGGTTCGATCCAGCATCGAAAGACCGTCTTATTTCGGCCTGCCTTGAACCTGGCGCATCAGTATCGAAACTTGCGCTCGAACATGGGGTCAACGCGAACCTCGTTTGGAAATGGATAAAGAAGGCCAAGGAGTTCCGTGCTCTGCCGCCGTCTTCGACATCGGCTTTTCTTCCGGTTCAGATCACCGCGGCGAGCAGCCTGCCAATGCAGAGCAGCGCGTTTGCGTTGGAGATGCCTGCCACGGATGGTGAAGAGCGACGATCGCAATCGGAGAGGATCGACCGGCTGTCCTCTCCAGCCAAGGTGAGCGCGTCACTGCCGAACGGTGTGAAGCTGACGCTGGAATGTAGTGATGTGGACGTGTTGGCAGCAATAATCGGAGCGTTGGGTCATGTTCAGACTGGGCGCTGA